TTATCACGGTAGTAACCGGTTTGATGGGCGTGGTCGTGGGTTCATTGATGGGAACAAAGTTGCGCGGCAAATACCCGGTAAAcacatatttttattacattcaTTTTGACCTAGATTTGACCATGaattttattgtgtttttcaGACGATCGATCCTGAAATTTGTGGGTTTGGAGTATTGGCCAGCGTACCGCTCATTTTTGCAATGACGGTACTGGCCAGCGGTCCCGAAGGGCCCACTTAcatcaccttcttcttcggccAGTGGTTTCTGAACTTAAATTGGGCCCTTGCCACCGACATGTTGAtggtatttgaaattaatgaataaatttcattaagAGTAATTATTTAATCTTAACAATAATTACGCCATTTTCTATAGTACACTATCGTTCCTACGAGAAGATCATCCGCTAAAGCTATCCAGATCCTCTTAAATCACGTTCTGGGCGATGCCGGAAGCCCTTACATCATCGGATTGGTTTGTCATTACGCCTTATTAAAATCCTCTCTCAAACGAccaattaaaaatgcaataaaatactTTGATCAATTGTGTAGCTGTCAGATGCGTTTAAACCTCTCGTGGAATCAGGCCACAGCAGCACAAAGACTCATAATGCCACCACCATTTCGTCATCTTTGTGGGATAGCCCAGTCGCAAGAGAACAAGATTGCGATTTGTCGCCCATCGACGTCACTACCGCAGAACGAGATTTTACGGCATTGCAGTACGCTCTGTTTATCGCCTTATTCATCCAGGTAGTACATATAAAAGATCACATTCAGCTGATGTCTAGAAAATATAAGATGCGGTATAATAGCAAGAGACTCTGTCGTTATATAGGTACTGGGtgcttttgcttttattgCCACTTCCTGGACGATCATTGATGACAAAGCGGAAGTGGACCGAGTGGCTGCCCTATCCCAACGAAAAGACAGGAACTCTGATCAGCTTGATTCGATCGTCGATTTGTCTAGCGAAAAATTTCCAGTATCGATTTCTACCATCACAACTAGTGAACAGACAGGACCGATATCTACTAATGTCTCTTAAATGTTATATCATTGATCGATGCCcgagaaatattcaaataatatatattttagaCCAGTTATTGATCgtgttaattaaatttcattaaacgTATTGAACCACTGTTTGGTCTATTAACAGCGAGCCTTCGTCAATCAAAATTGGGGAATTAAATGTGTCCACTTTCTTAACACAGTTTACataaagataagataagttTCCGTGTTCATTGTTAAACTCCACAGGACCCAGTGTACAGTGGACACTATAGTGTCCATTATTTTATAAGTTCGTTTTTGTGAGTTGGTTCTCAACAATAATTGTCTAAAACATACTGTGAATTTCTAATGGAATTCAACGAATTTGGCATCACAGAAAAATCCATCAAGCGTCGATCAAAATGTTAACATGACAATCCAGGCTTAAGTCTAGATGTGGTGCGGTAATTCTATATGGAGGAAATTGACATCGCTGTCGGACGACGTAAATGatactttattatttttttccttgtgaCATTTGTTCAAAGATTGCTCACAAAAAGGATTGTGATGGTCATTTTATGGATACATATCAGAAATTCTTTAGGTACATTTAGTTTTCTTTACGTATCGTGTATTATATTTGAAGATAAAATATGTAATCTAAATTTTTAGGCCCCACCCTCCGTAGGTATACACTGTCACTGCAGATACAAATGCAAGTGTATACACGTTTCGGGGTTAGTTGATTCCCGTCAGCTGGAAGTAGACAAGCTGAAACGCCATTGTATAgttttctctccatttttcttccgCCGAATTGAATCAGTagagtaaaaacaaaagtaaatttcTACGATGGATTCGCCAGACATTGACAGCAACGAAACCGTCCAACATCAGTCGACTATCGAACAGGTTGTCACCGAAGATGTCCAGCCGCAACTACAACCGTCTGGAAACCCAAACGATTCGATAAAAGCGCCAGAAATTGTTCCCGATAAAACATCAAACGAGCCAGCGCTATCCTCGAGAACTTCTTCTGACGCAGGTGACCAAACTCAACCCTTGCCGACCCATGAAGAAACCGTCGACCATGAACCAAAGGTTGATCTAGAGAAAGACAAACTGTCTGTTTCCACCGAAGACTTGACTGTATCGCTTCCTACCAAAGACAAGCCGGAAGACCAGATCAGCTGTGagccatcatcatcgtcgtcgatcACTTCGTCGTCGATCACAACTGTGGAAGAAGTCAAGCAAATGTCTAGACGCCAACTCGCCACCGTCCTAATCCTGTGTTTTGTCAATCTTTTGAAGTACATGGATCGGTTCACTATCGCAGGTACGGCGGTGTGTAAATGACACCCCACATTTATCTCGTCTTATTATAGTCACATCGGTTATTTACTGACGCATAATCCCATCGTCTCGATTTGCAATcgattttttaactattttatataaaaaccaaCCATGGTGGATATCAGGGATCCTGCCGGAGATCCAGTGCTTTTTTGGAATCAGCGATGCGCAAGGTGGATTACTGTCGACGGCTTTCGTGGTGTCCTACATGCTCTTCTCACCTCTTGTCGGATACCTGGGCGATAGATTCTCTCGCAGGTATTaccaaatttgtttgatgCAACAATTTTCTAACATAtcttatatttattctttcatttcttaacAGGATCATCATGGGATGTGGAATCATTTTCTGGGGTCTTTCCAATTTAGGTAGGTTCGttatttagatttatttttattcctttttatttattttttattccttatttttatttatttttatttagccgGTTCGTTCACGGAAACTTACAGCCTCTTTCTGACGTCGAGGATTCTAGTTGGCATCGGCGAGTCCATGTTTTCCACCGTTTCGCCGACTATCATTTCCGACGTGTGCGTCGGTGACACTCGGTCGAAATTCCTCATCCTTTATTATTTCGCCATTCCGGTTGGAAGGTAAagtctattattatttattttttatttgacagtTGCGTAATGGCTGTCATATAAACGTGTATTAATAAATAAGCGATGAATTCTAAAGCGGTCTAGGATTTATTGTTGGTGCGGCGATGGCCAGCGCTTTCGGTTCCTGGCAGTGGGGCCTCCGTGTCACACCTTTCTTAGGCCTTATCGCCGTCCTGTTGATCTTCTTTATCGTCCAAGAGCCACCGAGAGGTGAAGCCGAAGGATCTACTTTATCCCCGACGACTTACTGGGACGATCTTAAATATCTGGCCAAAAAGTaagattataaattttttaacaaaagaacaaacaaattaatcagaagataattattaattagtAAAAGTTACGTATTGTCAACCGCGGGCTGCACGCTCACCACCTATGTCTCGGGAGCGCTGGCCTGGTGGGGTCCGAAATTCATTACATTGGGACAAGCCTCCGGACAAGGATTAGACGTGTCTTATACCAGGTAATTTATACCtttcaattaagaaaaatcatctgtcctgtttttatcatttcaaatCTATTTGGTAAAGGGTGTCTTTAGTCGTCGGCTTCGAAGCAGCTTTAGCCGGCGTGGTGGGCGTTGCTTCCGGATCTTTGGTCGGACAGAAATTCAGGAAACGTTTTCCAACTGCCGACGCCCAAGTTTGCGCTTGGAGTATGGTCATTTGCGCCCCGCTACTCTATTGGGGATGCTATATAGCGACCGGCCCTCCGGTACCCTTATACATCGTCCTCTTCTTTGGTCAATGGTTCCTCAACGTTAGCTGGTTcgatattatttttgaattatttcctAATGTCTCttttattcagattttttaaaatttgaatttaggGCTCCCGTTGGTGACATCCTCTTGGTATAGTTTGAATCATCGTTATAGTTTTATCAGCGAAtgattaattcaattattttctttttcctattttactGAGTAGTATGTCGTCATTCCTACGAGACGTTCGACGGCCGAAGCTTTTTCTATCCTCATTTCCCATGCATTAGGTGATGCCGGATCTCCGTATATAGTTGGGCTggtaaaatacaaattatttagaatgaaaaaaagaaagagttgtaaaaatgtttctaaatATTCTTCCTTCCAGGTATCAGACAGCTTTAAAAAGTCGTTGACTGCTGCGGCTGAATCGAAAACTTATTTATCGAATGATTACTACGACGGGACGATGGTCTTGGATCAATCCTCTTCAAGTAATAATTGTTCCGGTTCATCGTTCATCGATCCGGAAACGGTCGACATTGATTTTCGGGCTCTACAATACTCGTTGTTCATCACGACAATCATCGCAGCCCTGAGcgcctattttttcttcctgaacGCTTGGTATTAGATTTTCACGCAACTATTTATCAAAATATTGATCTTGTTTCAGAATTGGTTGTTTTCCTATTTCAGGTACATCGTCGAAGACAAAGCCGCTGTCGCAAAAGCTGTGAAGGGTAAAACAAGAATGTTTAATTtacgaatttttaaatttgatctactaaacttttattttgattactaTACTCCCAGAAAACGAAGAATTGATgcgaatagaaaaaattgaaaagcaagATTCGGCTAACACTAAATCGGAATTGTCGGGAGTGTGAAACATTGGTTCAAGATATTCAAAAGATTTacgtaagaaataaaaataagaaaagattcGCATTTTGAACTAAGCGATCCTGTACGTGTTTAAATGAGTGTATGTCTGTATTTTCCTTAAAGCGTTGAGTCAATGTAATAAAGGTTTTAATGTTAAATAAGGGTTATTCAAAACATTGAAATCACATTTTGGTATTAACCAATTCGCTGAATAAAAACAGATTAAATAAACCACACATTGTGTTCAAAAAGTGATATTATTTGGAATACATAAAAGTGAGCGTGAAAGTGCTCAGTGCTTCAGATGTTCTCCACGCCTTTCATTTAATATTCGTGACGAAATAATTCATAAGCATATTTGTTGTAACTTTTAAACAGAATATAAATTGTCGATAAATTATTAGAaagatttttgtatttgaaaaaaagttttgcagGTGAACATATTTGAACCAATGACATGTttgtaattcaaataatactcTGTACTGGGCGTCTTTTATTAGGCAtattaaattattgaaaatgtgAGCGAAACGTTATCGGATTTGGTCTGTTGAGGAACGATCTGCATGCAACGGATCgggtttcttaatttttttaatatcttatATTGGGGATGTTACCAAGTAGCAGTTCGATCCCGCTTTTAACTGCCAACCTCCCTAAAGCCGTCACCGTGAGTTCCGAACCAGTAACTGCCACCCTGGCGACCAGATCCGACAAcgccgacgccttatccactCACCCATTGGCGTCTATAAGTTACTAATTTTTTAAGCTAGTGCTTTTTACCAATTTTTAACTCAATTATACAACTTTCCCCTAAAccttaatttgaaaaattcaaaattatataaCGCATTTTAATAATGCGCTAATTAAGTTAAACTTAAAATCCATAATGAGCGTTATTATTTAATTGGAAGGGCTTGTGTCGTGTTTCGTTTGTAGCTTGGTGTAGCTACAgcaacttttcttctctcgcACAAAAATGAGTTTCTACGTTACGAAACgatcacatcaacattttttcatatccacaaaaaataaatcgcatttaaatagcaaaatagaaatcttcgttggaaaaaatattttgcatgTGCAAAGTTTTGAACCACTGACATGATTGTAAGGTGAAGACGTATCTCGcatcttttattcaaaacaaaagaaattattgaaaatattaacaaaacgTTATCGGATGGGTCTGTTGAGGAATAGTCTGCATGCAACGGTTCAGGCTTTGATGAGGACCTATATAAACCCCTAACCTATACCTTAACCTAACATCCTATCCTAAactaacagcagcagccgacctCTCCCAAAGCCGTGACCGTGAGTTCCGAACCAGTATCTGCCACCCTGGCGACCAGATCCGACAACGTAGGCGCCGA
The sequence above is a segment of the Daphnia pulex isolate KAP4 chromosome 11, ASM2113471v1 genome. Coding sequences within it:
- the LOC124208263 gene encoding protein spinster homolog 1-like, producing the protein MDSPDIDSNETVQHQSTIEQVVTEDVQPQLQPSGNPNDSIKAPEIVPDKTSNEPALSSRTSSDAGDQTQPLPTHEETVDHEPKVDLEKDKLSVSTEDLTVSLPTKDKPEDQISCEPSSSSSITSSSITTVEEVKQMSRRQLATVLILCFVNLLKYMDRFTIAGILPEIQCFFGISDAQGGLLSTAFVVSYMLFSPLVGYLGDRFSRRIIMGCGIIFWGLSNLAGSFTETYSLFLTSRILVGIGESMFSTVSPTIISDVCVGDTRSKFLILYYFAIPVGSGLGFIVGAAMASAFGSWQWGLRVTPFLGLIAVLLIFFIVQEPPRGEAEGSTLSPTTYWDDLKYLAKNKSYVLSTAGCTLTTYVSGALAWWGPKFITLGQASGQGLDVSYTRVSLVVGFEAALAGVVGVASGSLVGQKFRKRFPTADAQVCAWSMVICAPLLYWGCYIATGPPVPLYIVLFFGQWFLNVSWAPVGDILLYVVIPTRRSTAEAFSILISHALGDAGSPYIVGLVSDSFKKSLTAAAESKTYLSNDYYDGTMVLDQSSSSNNCSGSSFIDPETVDIDFRALQYSLFITTIIAALSAYFFFLNAWYIVEDKAAVAKAVKENEELMRIEKIEKQDSANTKSELSGV